Part of the Pseudodesulfovibrio mercurii genome is shown below.
GGCCATCTGGGTCCCGTCCGAGCCGACCTTCGTCAACTTCCAGACCCTGTTCGACCCCGAGGCTTTGGGCAAGTACGGCGTGGGCGGCGTGAGCCAGCCCGCCACCAAGGCGGTCTTCGGCTCGCTGCTGGCGACCATCGTGTCCACCACCCTGTCCGTGATCATCGGGCTTTTCTCGGCCATCGGTATCTCGCGCTACGGGAACAACTCCAAGTCCACGCCCCTGGTCATCCTGTCCGGGCGCATGTTCCCGCCCGCGGCCATCGCCGTGCCCTTCGTGATCATCTTCTCGAACATCGGGCTGATCGACAGCTACACCGGACTCATCGCCATCTACGTGGCGGTCACGCTGCCGTTCTCCACCTGGATGCTCAAGTCCTTCGTGGACGACCTGCCGCGCGAGATCGAGGAGGCGGCCATGATCGACGGGAGCGGCAAGCTGGCCGCGCACCTGACCGTGACCATTCCGCTCATCAAGGGCGGGCTGTTCGCCACGACCATGTTCATCTTCATTCTCAACTGGTCGGAGTTCATGTTCGCCCTGGTCCTGGCCTATTCGAACATCTCGACCATCCCGGTCCAGCTCGCCAAGTACGTCACGGCCACGGCCGGGACCCTGTACGGCGTGCAGGCCGCCCTGGCCGTGCTGGCCATGATTCCCTTGGTCATCGTCGGCTACCTCATCCAAGGCCACCTCGCCCGTGGCATGACATTCGGAGCGATCAAGCAATGAGCAGACCCAAACTGGAACTGGTGAAGCTGCGCAAGGAATATTCCGACGGCAACGTCATCGCCGTGGACGACATCGACCTGGCCGTGGAGGCCGGGGAGACCGTGGCCCTGCTGGGCTCCTCCGGCTGCGGCAAGTCCACCACCCTGAACATGATCGTCGGTCTGGAGCAGCCCACCGGCGGCGACATCCAGATCGACGGGGCCACCGTGGTCAACACCCCGGCGGGCAAGCGCAACGTGGGGCTGGTCTTCCAGGACTACGCGGTCTTCACCCACATGACCGTGCGCAAGAACCTGGCCTTCGGCCTGGAGGTGCGCGGCAAGTACGTGCTGGAGATCAACCGGGCCGTGGAGGGCGTGGCCGAGTTGCTCGGCATGCAGGACAAGCTCGACGTCAGCGTCAAGGAGCTGGGCGGCTCGGAGCTCCAGCGGGTGGCCATCGGCCGGACCCTGGTGACCAAGCCGGAGATCCTGCTCCTGGACGAGCCCCTGTCCAACCTGGAGGCCGAGGCGCGGCTGGCCATGCGCCGCGAACTCAGGCGGTTGCAGCAGGAGATCGGCCTGACCATCATCTACGTGACCCACGACCAGGTGGAGGCCCTGTCCCTGGCCGACCGCATCGCGGTCATGAACATGGGCCACATCCTCCAGGTGGAGGAGACCTCGACCATCTTCGCCCGGCCGGACCACACCTTTGTGGCCGGGTTCCTGGGCTCGCCGCCCATGAACCTGCTGCGCGGCCGGTTCGTCACCGACGGCGGGGCCATCCGTTTCACCAAGGACGCCTTTTCCCTGGCCATGGGCGAGAGTGCCGACGGTCCCGCGCCCGGCGGGTTCCACACCCTGGGCGTGCGTCCCGAATCCCTGAGCCTGTCCGAGTCGCGGACGCCGGACATCACCGGGCGCATCCACAACGTGGAGCCGCGCGGCCCGGAGATGGTCGTCACCGTGGAGGCGGGCCACGAGATGCTCACCCTGGTCACGCCGCCCTCGGGCGCCCTGCACACGGGCGACCCCGTGGGGCTCGATATCGACTTCGACTCCCTGGTCTTCTTCGGCGGGGACAGCAACCGCCGCGAGGAGATCAGCGTGGCCGGGAGGGTTTTCTGATGACGACCGCCAACATCGGGGGGCAGACCCCCGTCCTGCACCTGGAATCCGTGTCCAAGCGGTTCCGCGACAACCAGGCCCTGAGCGGAGTGGACTTCGTCGTGCCCGAGGCCTCGCTGACCGTCATCCTCGGCCCGGCCGGGGCGGGCAAGACCACCACCCTGCGGATCATCGCCGGGCTGGAGACGCCCGAGCAGGGGCGCGTGCTCCTGGGCGGCGGCGACGTGGGCCGGTGGGAGCCGCGCGACCGCAACGTGGCCATGATCTTCGACAACCTGGCGCTCTATCCGAACAAGAGCGGCTTCGACAATATCGCCTCGCCCCTGGTCATCCGCAAGGAGAGCGGGGAGGTCATCCGGGAGCGCGTGGAGGGGATCGCCAAGACTCTGCAGATCACCCACGTGCTCGGGCGGCTGCCCAAGACCATGTCCGGCGGCGAGAAGCAGCGCGTGGCCCTGGGGAGGGCGCTCATCCGCACGCCCCAGCTCTTCCTGCTCGACGAGCCCCTGTCCAGCCTGGACGCCAAGCTGCGCATCGAACTGCGCGCGGAGCTGCGGCGCATGCAGCGCGAGCAGGGGTACACCTTCCTCATGGCCACGCCCGACTACCACGAGGCCATGGCCATCGCGGACACGGTGATCATGCTGAGCAAGGGCCGCGTGGTCCAGGTGGACGCGCCCCAGACCATCTACGATCTGCCCGCGGACCGCGAGACCGCCTGCTTCGTGGGCGCGCCCCAGATCAACCTGTTCCGGGGCGAGTTCGACGAGGCCTCCGGCACGGTCCGCATCAAGGACGCCGGGGTGTCCCTGGCCGCGCCCGAGCATCTGGCCGCGCCCCTCAAGGCCAGGGGGAGCGGGTTCGAGCTGGGCATCCGTCCGGAGAACCTGGTCCTGACCGCGCCGGACGGAGCCCCGGCCGTGGGCGAGCTGATCGACATCGAGCCGCTCGGACCCAAGTCCGTGGCCACGGTGCGCGTGCACGACGCCGAGTTCCGCGTGCTCATCGACAGCCGCGAGGTCCCCGGCCTGACCCTGCACGCACCCATCGGGGTGACCCCGGTGAACACCGCGCGCATGGTCGCCTTCGACCTCGAAACCGGGTTGCGGATACAGGCATGATCAACATCTTCGTCACCTACCGGTGCAACCTCGCCTGCTCCTACTGCTTCGCCAGGGAGCTGCACGCCGAGTACCCCGAGGACCTGACCGAGGAGAACTTCGCCCGGCTCCTGGAATGGATGGAGCGGGCGCAGCTCCCGGCGGCGGCCTTCATCGGCGGCGAGCCGACCCTGCACCCGCTGCTGCCGTACATGGTCGAGCGCACGGCCGAGGCGGGCATCGCCCCGGTGCTGTTCACCAACGGCCTGTTCCCCACGGACCTGGCGGACCGGCTCACGCCCGTGGTCTCCAACTTCGTGGTCAACTACAACGAGCCGTCCATGTACTCCGACACGCAGGCAGCGCTGCTCGACGCCAACCTGACGGCCATCGCCCGGTCCGGGGCGCGGCTGACCTTCTCCAAGAACTTTTCCAGCCGGTACCGCGAGTACGGCTACCTGCTGGAGGGGTGCGCCCGGTACGGGGTGCAGTCCGTGCGCTACGACATCTCTCGGCCGTCCATCTCGGCGGCCAACGACCACTTCACCAACGACGACACGCGGCAGGTCATCTCCCACATCGTCCGTTTCGTGAAGGCGTGCGAGGAGCGGGGCATCCGCACCGGGCTTGATTGCAGCGTCCGTTTGTGCGACCTCAGGATCGAAGACCGGAACTACCTCGAGCGGGTGTCCATGAAGTTCTCCGGGGTCTGCCATCCGTCCATCGACGTGCATCCGGACCTGTCCGCGTCCTACTGCCTGCCCATGCGGGACATCGCGGTGCCGGACGTGACCGCCTTTTCGAGCCAGGACGCGGTCATGTGGCACTTCGCCGAGCGGGTACGGCCCATCCGCAAGGCCAACGTGTCCACGGACTGCCTGGAGTGCAAGGACTTCATGCGCCGCTGCCAGGGGGGCTGCATGGCCCTGCGCCGCGCCGCCGCACCGGCCGCGCCGGACACCGATGACAACGCCAAGGAAGCATAGATAATGAGCCGACGGAAGATCGTGACCACCTGCACCCGGGACTGCCCCAACTCCTGCGGCCTGATCGCCGTGGTGGAGGACGGGCGGCTGGTCAAGCTCTCGGGCGACCCGGACCACCCCCTGACCGGCGGGGTGTCCTGCCACAAGACCGCCAAGTACATCAAGCGGGTGTACAGCGCCGAGCGCATCACCCACCCCCTGCGCAAGGTGGACGGCCGCTGGCGACGGGCGACCTGGGACGAGGTCCTGGACCTGGTGGCCGACAAATTGAAGGCGGTGGTCGCCGAGTCGGGGCCCGAGGCGGTCCTGTACTACCAGGGGTACGGCGAGCGCACGGCGCTCAAGCTCCTGAACAAGTATTTCTTCAACCTGCTGGGCGGGGCCACGACCATGCGCGGCTCCCTGTGCGGCGGGGCCGGGCAGGGGGCCCAGAACCTGGACTTCGGCAACCGCGTGTCCCACGACCCGTTGGACCATTACAACTCCAAGTCCATGATCCTGTGGGCGCGCAACCCGGTGTCCACGAACATCTCCCTTGTCAGGATCGCCAAGGACATCAGGAAGCGCGGCGGCCGCGTGATCGTCGTGGACCCGGCGCGCAGCCTGTCCGTGAACATCGCCACCGACCACATCCGGCCCAAGCCGGGCCGCGACGGCTTCCTGGCCATGGCCGCGGCCAAGCTGATCCTCAAGGCCGGGGCCGAGGACCGCGATTTTCTGGAGAACCGGGCCGTGGGCTGGGCCGAGTACCAGGCCATCCTCGACGGCTTCACCGTGCCCGAGCTGTGTTCCCTGGCCGGGGTGTCCACGGCCGACGCCGAACTGCTGGCCGACACCCTGATGCATCAGTTCCCGACCTCCATCCTGCTCGGCTGGGGGCTGCACCGCCACGAGTACGCCCACTACGTCATCCGGCCCATCGACGCCCTGGGCGGCATCGCGGGCCTCCTCGGCACGGCGGGCGGCGGGGTCAGCCAGGGGTTCGAGGAGTACGGCCCCTACGACCAGGCCTGGTGGGGCGACCAGCTGCACCCGGACCACCGGACCCTGCTCATCGCCAAGGTGGGCGAGGAGATCCTGAACGCGCGCGACCCGGAGATCCGCATGATCGTGGTCACGGCGGGCAACCCTGTGTGCATGGCCCCCAACGCGGACAAGATCGTCCGGGCGTTCAAGAAGGCCGAGATGGTCGTCTACTCCGGCCACTTCCTGGACGACACCGCCGAGCTGGCCGACATCTTTTTGCCCGCGACGACCTTCCTGGAGGAGGACGACCTGATGGCCAGCTACGGCCACAACTTCGTGGGCCCGGTGAACCCGGCCATCGAGCCGGTGGGCGAGACCAAGTCCGAATTTCAGATGTTCCAGGAATTGTCCGAGCGGTTCCCCTTTGCCGGGGAATACCGGCGGTCCGTGGCCGACTGGCTGCAAACCATCTGCGCCCCGCTCTGGGAGCAGGGCGCGGACCTCGAAACCGTGCGCAGGGGGCCGTTCCGTCTGGACGCGCCCATGGTCCCGTACGCGGACGGCGTGTTCCCCACCGAATCGGGCAAGTTCCAGTTCATGACGGAATTCGACCCGGCCGTGCTTCAGGACGAGGACCCGGAATATCCGTACAAGCTCCTGACCATCGCGCCCCACGGGTACATCTGCTCCGAGCGGACCATGGCCGAGCACGAGGCGTTGCCCACGGTCGTCCTGAACACCGAGGAGGCCCGCAGGCGGGGCGTGTGCGACGGCGGCCACGTGCTGGTGCGCAGCGCCTACGGCCGGCTCATGGCCCTGCTCAAGGTGGACGAGGCCACGCGGGGCGACGTGCTCGTCACCGAGCGCGGCGGCTGGAACAAGGCGGGCCACGGGGTCAACCTGCTGACCAGGGACATCGCCTCCATCGTGGGCCAGGGCACGCCGTTCTACGAGACCAGGGTCACGGTGGAGCCGTGCCCGGACGACGGGATCATCGGCTCCCGCGTGCTGGTAATCCAGCACTCGGACGAGTCGCCCGGCGGCAATTTCACCAAGGAACTGGCCCGGCAGGGGTGCCTACTGACCACCGTCATGCCCGGCGAAGGGGACGCGCTGCCCGATTCGCCCGAGGGGTTTGACCGATTGGTGGTCCTGGGCGGCCCGCAGCACGCCTTCGACGATCAGGGCTCGCCGCACTTCCCGGCGCTGATGCAACTCATGCGCGGCTTCGACGCGGCGGGCAAGCCCGTGGCGGGCATCTGCCTGGGCTGCCAGATCCTGGCCAGGGCCTTCGGCGCGACCATCCGGACCATGCCCGAGCTGGAGTTCGGCTACGTGCGGCTGACCGTGACCGAGGCGGGCGCGCAGGACCCGGTGGTGGGCCCGGCCGGGCCCATCCCGCCGCTCATGGAGTTCCACGAGGACACCTTCGACCTGCCCGAGGGGGCCGAACTGCTGGTCACGGGCGCGGCCTGCGCCAACCAGTGCTTCCGGGCGGGCAACGCCTCCTA
Proteins encoded:
- a CDS encoding carbohydrate ABC transporter permease translates to MQDKKLSPVQTIIMGAALIVVLFPVFWILMTAIKPPTDWNASPAIWVPSEPTFVNFQTLFDPEALGKYGVGGVSQPATKAVFGSLLATIVSTTLSVIIGLFSAIGISRYGNNSKSTPLVILSGRMFPPAAIAVPFVIIFSNIGLIDSYTGLIAIYVAVTLPFSTWMLKSFVDDLPREIEEAAMIDGSGKLAAHLTVTIPLIKGGLFATTMFIFILNWSEFMFALVLAYSNISTIPVQLAKYVTATAGTLYGVQAALAVLAMIPLVIVGYLIQGHLARGMTFGAIKQ
- a CDS encoding ABC transporter ATP-binding protein, whose translation is MTTANIGGQTPVLHLESVSKRFRDNQALSGVDFVVPEASLTVILGPAGAGKTTTLRIIAGLETPEQGRVLLGGGDVGRWEPRDRNVAMIFDNLALYPNKSGFDNIASPLVIRKESGEVIRERVEGIAKTLQITHVLGRLPKTMSGGEKQRVALGRALIRTPQLFLLDEPLSSLDAKLRIELRAELRRMQREQGYTFLMATPDYHEAMAIADTVIMLSKGRVVQVDAPQTIYDLPADRETACFVGAPQINLFRGEFDEASGTVRIKDAGVSLAAPEHLAAPLKARGSGFELGIRPENLVLTAPDGAPAVGELIDIEPLGPKSVATVRVHDAEFRVLIDSREVPGLTLHAPIGVTPVNTARMVAFDLETGLRIQA
- a CDS encoding molybdopterin-dependent oxidoreductase — protein: MSRRKIVTTCTRDCPNSCGLIAVVEDGRLVKLSGDPDHPLTGGVSCHKTAKYIKRVYSAERITHPLRKVDGRWRRATWDEVLDLVADKLKAVVAESGPEAVLYYQGYGERTALKLLNKYFFNLLGGATTMRGSLCGGAGQGAQNLDFGNRVSHDPLDHYNSKSMILWARNPVSTNISLVRIAKDIRKRGGRVIVVDPARSLSVNIATDHIRPKPGRDGFLAMAAAKLILKAGAEDRDFLENRAVGWAEYQAILDGFTVPELCSLAGVSTADAELLADTLMHQFPTSILLGWGLHRHEYAHYVIRPIDALGGIAGLLGTAGGGVSQGFEEYGPYDQAWWGDQLHPDHRTLLIAKVGEEILNARDPEIRMIVVTAGNPVCMAPNADKIVRAFKKAEMVVYSGHFLDDTAELADIFLPATTFLEEDDLMASYGHNFVGPVNPAIEPVGETKSEFQMFQELSERFPFAGEYRRSVADWLQTICAPLWEQGADLETVRRGPFRLDAPMVPYADGVFPTESGKFQFMTEFDPAVLQDEDPEYPYKLLTIAPHGYICSERTMAEHEALPTVVLNTEEARRRGVCDGGHVLVRSAYGRLMALLKVDEATRGDVLVTERGGWNKAGHGVNLLTRDIASIVGQGTPFYETRVTVEPCPDDGIIGSRVLVIQHSDESPGGNFTKELARQGCLLTTVMPGEGDALPDSPEGFDRLVVLGGPQHAFDDQGSPHFPALMQLMRGFDAAGKPVAGICLGCQILARAFGATIRTMPELEFGYVRLTVTEAGAQDPVVGPAGPIPPLMEFHEDTFDLPEGAELLVTGAACANQCFRAGNASYGFQFHLELDSIGAEAWFEEFQRGDIDTYAKYRDQFTDEFFAEMRGRFPLLVPQSGDFCRNVARNWLRLK
- a CDS encoding ABC transporter ATP-binding protein; translation: MSRPKLELVKLRKEYSDGNVIAVDDIDLAVEAGETVALLGSSGCGKSTTLNMIVGLEQPTGGDIQIDGATVVNTPAGKRNVGLVFQDYAVFTHMTVRKNLAFGLEVRGKYVLEINRAVEGVAELLGMQDKLDVSVKELGGSELQRVAIGRTLVTKPEILLLDEPLSNLEAEARLAMRRELRRLQQEIGLTIIYVTHDQVEALSLADRIAVMNMGHILQVEETSTIFARPDHTFVAGFLGSPPMNLLRGRFVTDGGAIRFTKDAFSLAMGESADGPAPGGFHTLGVRPESLSLSESRTPDITGRIHNVEPRGPEMVVTVEAGHEMLTLVTPPSGALHTGDPVGLDIDFDSLVFFGGDSNRREEISVAGRVF
- a CDS encoding radical SAM protein, producing the protein MINIFVTYRCNLACSYCFARELHAEYPEDLTEENFARLLEWMERAQLPAAAFIGGEPTLHPLLPYMVERTAEAGIAPVLFTNGLFPTDLADRLTPVVSNFVVNYNEPSMYSDTQAALLDANLTAIARSGARLTFSKNFSSRYREYGYLLEGCARYGVQSVRYDISRPSISAANDHFTNDDTRQVISHIVRFVKACEERGIRTGLDCSVRLCDLRIEDRNYLERVSMKFSGVCHPSIDVHPDLSASYCLPMRDIAVPDVTAFSSQDAVMWHFAERVRPIRKANVSTDCLECKDFMRRCQGGCMALRRAAAPAAPDTDDNAKEA